AAATTCAGAAATTGTCATGAAGAAGTTATTAGAGGCACTAATGAAAGGATTAAACGTAAAAGAAATAAACGAATCAGTTCTAATGGGATCAAAGAGGATTAACGTTAATTACTATCCAAAATGCCCTAATCCCGAATTAACTGTCGGGGTAGGTCGTCACTCTGATGTCTCAACGTTAAcgattcttcttcaagataaTATCGGAGGACTTTATGTGAAAAAATTGGACAGTGACATGTGGGTTCACGTCCCACCGATCCACGGGGCTCTAGTGATTAACATCGGCGATGCACTTCAAATAATGAGCAATGGACGATACAAGAGCATTGAGCATCGCGTTATGGCTAATGGTAATAATAATAGGATTTCTGTGCCTATTTTTGTGAACCCAAAACCTAGTGACATAATCGGACCATTGAAAGAAGTGTTGGAGAGTGGGGAGGAGCCAATTTACAAACAAGTCCTTTACTCCGATTATGTGAAGCATTTCTTTAGGAAAGCTCATGATGGGAAAGACACTGTTGATTTTGCTAAAATCAATTAGAACTTCATGGGTTTGCTTGCATGCATGGAAGAATAATATGTTCCTATattaagcaaaatatgtgtTTTTTCCTTTACATCTATCTTtctattttgtttctttctttcaaatttaaatgtttatatatatataaaagttgtcTATGAAGTTTTTGTTTGAGCATTTTCTATTCCAAAGTTTCTTTATTTTGTGTTCAAATATTTCCGAATTCATTAGTTTTATAAATTGCACCGAGTTTGTTTGTAGTATGGCATGTGTGTATatgccattttttttcttgttgttgGTAATACTAGCTAGACTTTAGTTGCATTAAATATTATGCACCATTATCAGTGgcagaacaaaaaaaaagttagaaaagattttaacatttactatatatataaaagttaatgtatttttttatcgAAGGAAATTGGGACAAATCTCCTAGGTCCTCCCTTTATGAGTATGTCATGCTTGATCACATGAGTTTTGGTAGTACTAGAGTCAAGCCTATTGTTACTATTAATTACAAGTAATAATGTTTCTAGTAAAAGTAGTGCCTAATTTATTCGTTATAAAGACATCAATCGAGGAATGTGTAGAACGGATGTTAAAGCTTCAACTAGCTCCGCCCTTAAAATCAAAGTATTTTATTTCCAAAGCATgcatagaaaaaaatttaaaaagatgatgGATAATGTAAACCTAGTTattgaaaaaaggaaaattttgcCAAGACAATTCATCTATTAACATTTCACTGGCATTCCAATTCTATCATCAAGTCATGACGTTGATGGTAACAATGACATCCTACCtaacagaagaaaaaaaagcgTTCAAGAAAAGCTGCAACCAAAAttaagaatatatattattatattaaacaaaaacgattttattattttaagtttatacATTTCTAGTGAAAAAGGCAGCGCTTCGCACGATTTTGAGAGATCTCATTagatttataatataatttctatgttaaaattaagaatatatttaattttaaccaTTCACTCATTTTTTTAAccctttaattattttataatttccTCTAAAATTTCATCACCTAAGACTTGGTTTCTAGAAAATCTTTATATAATAATAGTGTATAAAATAGCTAGAAATAGAAGAGGTAAGGCCACATGCATTaatatttatcctttttgtcatttttttttttgtctttttatctcattttttcaaatacaaattaaataaattcacgagaaaaaaatgaattcaatgcAAGCACAAAAAAATACTAGTAGTACTTATTAATTAGTTTGGCATCTAATTTCAACTTCACTAAATTTAAGAAATGATaactatattaatttattcagataaaaatatttcataactttatttacaaaattaatacGAACACATTCGGGGATAAcgttttcaacaaaattttctccatacccatggctcgaacccgagacctctgggTAAGGGTGAAATACTCTCACTAGTGCACCGCAACTCATGTTGGtacaagattcaaacttttatGAATGAGTTAATTCTGTTTTTATtgatcaattaattttttatttcttataaataaaatcTCTAGTACTACTTGATTGTTTCTTCCATTCtatttatcttattattttgttattattaatatttctttttcatacAGATTTATCGAAAACAACCCCATACACtaacaaaataagaataaaatctaCTCCCATTCtatttatcttattattttgttattgttaatatttcttttttatataggTTAATTGAAAAACAGCCCATACACtaacaaaataagaataaaatctaCTCTTAATCTTTTGTTGAATCTTATATTAGATATACTAGAAAAAATGGCCCGTGTCAGTACGGGCCcaacatttatatttattactaatgttttaaataaatctaaattcCTAATTATTTAGAAGTATAGTATGCATTTGCGAAAGATGTTTTTCAAATAGTCAAATTTcagaaactaaaataatgaccACATTAAATTGAACCACATCAATTATTAGGTTTCTTTAATTAAAACTATGGGTTagatagatttttattttataaaaataaattataaaatattaataaaattgacCATTagtatttcataaaattatttaataaaaaagatatattatacgaaaatatttttttacttaatttgcTAAAATTAACAAGTGTAAGagcaaatattttaatataagatttaaatttaaaaataattatatatgttattaattataattattgatATGAATTGATTTCACAAAAAATCCCAACAAATTGGAGAATAACATTTTCATCGTATTATTGGTTCtcctcattatttatttatttccacaAATTACTTTTTCGATATAACTTTGAAGTATATattcttgttcaattttatttgtcatattcatctattaagaaaataatgattaacataactattt
The DNA window shown above is from Solanum stenotomum isolate F172 chromosome 6, ASM1918654v1, whole genome shotgun sequence and carries:
- the LOC125868939 gene encoding feruloyl CoA ortho-hydroxylase F6H1-3-like, whose protein sequence is MPTIDLSNITDFVVNEGHGVKGLSEIGLQKLPKQYIQPIEERITTNTVILDDQIPIIDMSNWVIHNKFVSEKICNAAEKWGFFQIINHDISLEVLESVKNATYRFFKQPAVEKNKHSKENSSTNNVRYGTSFTPKAEKALEWKDYLSLFYVSDEEAAALWPCALRDEALEFMRNSEIVMKKLLEALMKGLNVKEINESVLMGSKRINVNYYPKCPNPELTVGVGRHSDVSTLTILLQDNIGGLYVKKLDSDMWVHVPPIHGALVINIGDALQIMSNGRYKSIEHRVMANGNNNRISVPIFVNPKPSDIIGPLKEVLESGEEPIYKQVLYSDYVKHFFRKAHDGKDTVDFAKIN